In a genomic window of Tripterygium wilfordii isolate XIE 37 chromosome 8, ASM1340144v1, whole genome shotgun sequence:
- the LOC120004036 gene encoding probable methyltransferase PMT15, translated as MRISMAALALIAKQTSIYYVLMLSILCTVSYFIAIWQRSASSTSIENAIQCDFLNQTTAVSAVTTAINLDFYAHHQAQDPPSTAARVIHLPPCESNFTEYTPCEDVERSLKYDRDRNIYRERHCPEKKEVLKCRVPAPFGYKVPFRWPDSRDLAWYANVPHKELTVEKKNQNWVRFERDRFRFPGGGTMFSHGADSYIDDIGKLINLSDGSIRTAIDTGCGVASWGAYLLSRNILTMSFAPRDTHEAQVQFALERGVPALIGVLASIRLPYPSRAFDMAHCSRCLIPWGQYDGLYLIEVDRILRPGGYWILSGPPINWERYWKGWGRSKEDLQAEQNKIESIAKSLCWKKLKQKGDLAIWQKPTNHIHCKANRRVFKQPSFCNPKNPDNGWYTKMEKCLTPLPEVSNIREIAGGQLAKWPERSTSIPPRISSGSLGGITAEIFRENTELWKKRVAYYKTLDNQLAERGRYRNLLDMNANLGGFAAALVDDPVWVMNVVPVEAEINTLGVIYERGLIGTYQNWCEAMSTYPRTYDFIHADFVFTLYEGRCEMEDIVLEMDRILRPEGSVIIRDDVDVLTKMKNIIDVMQWDGRIMDHEKGPHEREKILVAGKQYWTSPAPKQNQ; from the exons atgaGAATTTCAATGGCGGCACTCGCGTTGATAGCCAAACAAACCAGTATATACTATGTACTCATGCTCTCAATCCTCTGCACTGTCTCCTATTTCATCGCTATCTGGCAACGCTCCGCCTCCTCCACCAGCATTGAAAACGCAATCCAATGCGATTTTCTCAATCAAACCACCGCAGTCTCTGCCGTCACCACAGCAATCAATCTAGACTTCTATGCCCACCACCAGGCCCAAGACCCGCCTTCCACGGCGGCGCGTGTAATTCACCTCCCGCCTTGTGAATCCAATTTCACCGAGTACACGCCCTGTGAGGACGTGGAGCGGTCGCTGAAATACGATCGGGATAGGAATATATACAGAGAGAGGCACTGTCCGGAGAAGAAGGAGGTGTTGAAGTGTCGAGTGCCGGCTCCGTTTGGGTACAAAGTGCCGTTCCGGTGGCCGGATAGCAGGGACTTGGCGTGGTATGCGAATGTGCCTCATAAGGAGCTGACTGTGGAGAAGAAGAACCAGAATTGGGTCCGGTTCGAGAGGGACCGGTTCAGGTTTCCGGGCGGAGGGACAATGTTTTCGCACGGTGCGGATTCGTATATTGATGATATTGGGAAATTGATCAATCTCTCCGACGGGTCTATCAGGACCGCCATTGATACAGGTTGCGGG GTCGCGAGCTGGGGAGCTTACCTTCTGTCGCGGAACATCCTAACAATGTCGTTTGCTCCGAGGGACACCCATGAAGCTCAAGTGCAATTCGCTCTTGAGCGCGGAGTTCCAGCATTGATTGGAGTTCTTGCTTCCATTAGGCTTCCTTACCCTTCAAGAGCTTTTGACATGGCTCACTGCTCACGCTGCCTCATTCCTTGGGGCCAATATG ATGGACTTTACTTGATCGAAGTTGATCGAATTTTACGTCCCGGTGGGTACTGGATTCTGTCCGGACCGCCAATAAACTGGGAGAGATACTGGAAAGGTTGGGGAAGATCAAAAGAGGATTTGCAAGCAGAGCAAAATAAGATTGAGAGTATAGCGAAAAGCCTGTGCTGGAAAAAATTGAAGCAGAAGGGAGACCTTGCTATTTGGCAAAAACCCACTAATCATATCCACTGTAAAGCCAACCGTAGAGTGTTCAAACAGCCAAGCTTCTGCAATCCAAAGAATCCGGACAATGGATG GTACACCAAAATGGAGAAATGTTTGACTCCTCTTCCTGAAGTGTCCAACATTAGAGAAATTGCAGGTGGGCAGTTGGCAAAATGGCCAGAGAGGTCGACTTCAATACCTCCCAGAATCAGCAGTGGGAGTTTGGGTGGAATCACGGCAGAAATTTTCCGAGAAAACACAGAGCTATGGAAGAAGAGAGTTGCATATTACAAGACTCTGGACAATCAACTAGCAGAGCGTGGACGATACCGCAACTTGCTGGACATGAATGCGAACTTGGGAGGCTTTGCAGCTGCACTTGTCGATGATCCTGTGTGGGTTATGAATGTTGTCCCCGTCGAGGCTGAGATCAATACTCTTGGGGTCATCTACGAACGCGGATTGATCGGAACTTATCAGAACTG GTGTGAGGCCATGTCAACTTATCCAAGAACATACGATTTCATCCATGCTGATTTTGTTTTCACCCTCTACGAGGGCAG ATGTGAAATGGAGGATATAGTGCTAGAAATGGATAGGATATTGAGGCCAGAAGGCAGTGTGATTATCCGAGACGATGTGGATGTTTTGACAAAGATGAAGAATATCATAGATGTTATGCAATGGGATGGGAGGATTATGGACCATGAAAAGGGTCCCCATGAGAGGGAGAAGATTCTTGTTGCTGGCAAACAGTATTGGACCTCACCAGCgcctaaacaaaatcaataa